In the genome of Mytilus edulis chromosome 3, xbMytEdul2.2, whole genome shotgun sequence, one region contains:
- the LOC139516792 gene encoding uncharacterized protein: MNDDAFDALRLPCHLPTWHVIRDGLENLKNCVQDPTCSLREWATKHQEIVNLCKEESESSTRIHFKSCVFYGLVEFLQKTASQVEKRTFLRSTFPAIVDFALELPNVVPLSGVLYSRQQIGSETVLNKQCIASILASGFLCLFPRQCRGSRRKLKDINFTNFFKYLPELSSQLAKLRCVLNYFEKVADRRFEIQGSVTFVRQVIPWDELPCMDTWLNCDVELCPLIVHQDGVIEDAGCSAIEVDFANQYIGGGVLSKGRVQEEIRFSVCPELLTSMLFMEVMEDNEAIILQGYEQFSRTSGYASSLEYEGDFTEATMVDEHGNLMTTLCAIDAVRYRKNNANCQYSEQYYLRDLNKAFVGFSAKVDRGTTVYPCEQLAKRMLSHDRSESRKESASEEEYMTAAEEELEQQDETNTGNVPSSLLNYADGLLVEIMSSALLEAGSEMSGKGQTQQVHIDTKYLEESSSSTSTNEKPPPDDGMDHLDVDLKDWYLRLRRRSSNLSDVGSRRSSCSTRYSSDFSSEFEEYYENFQKREQLLGKQHTIKEETFHPLVGEFAASLVSSILFEGTTTAANVLQSMSPTMTEFHNNAPLSVINKPKARKLSEEESSGNPEEGSQISMVAARKFAHDFMDRIFCDDFFRDEIRQEFHNFFSESNIPVSSGAKHQSCSADLEREEADRRCHEMATNIVYDVMSEAVLKYLTEDDDRYDMNEDDTLNRSVSECSSSPFDSYSNHSESPSVKHFCDSDILQPISSIHLYGDESVELTDDNSDSTLGSIPLLTVSADKVSNSILVKNNIERVKSPTIDIKGRRKHNTDGFSYNQRPTEVKIDQYVGKNQRKVSFYASSLSRDLLTTAFVEVQRNTNGGSYIRRSSEPLQMSNKAARQLKDSINGSDGPKKKISRTDEDIAILKAEICEDGRNSVDFTRKYRRESCGFHDETLSKFAEELMKTECKIPELYLFDSSNRSTSGSSSHSWRSSISGFKDETLAKFEEQLLLAGRPKSRGSFKRRRSAKSSKHSKSKSSERLTEKRGSKSSLYSQQGQSIGSETSLYSLCSSTPSPPLEELSNFAEQLSHNIIAESFQVMFGGALPTCQTSTSYKNNNIDSYAEKIAAEIMCQAFSDLKDDNDWMQRNPINEKESEVKGEDDSHSQSDEYADALDVPYRRLEEFADVLALNVLQRSINVFRREKESTKRRNIGRPIATGNWGCGAFGGDPQLKAMLQWMAASYAGVPYVMYYTFHNDKLIKLQETVDSILSRGWTVCNLMQAIRNYCLTTYDMMEQSNTDPPDLLKALLFQDFFSKDVSYN, encoded by the exons GTAGTGAAACTGTACTTAATAAGCAGTGCATTGCCAGTATACTAGCCAGTGGATTTCTATGCTTATTTCCAAGACAGTGTAGAGGTTCTAGGAGAAAGCTGAAAGATATAAACTTTACCAATTTTTTCAAGTATCTTCCAGAATT atcatCCCAGCTAGCAAAGTTGAGATGTGTTTTGAATTACTTTGAGAAGGTAGCTGACAGGAGATTTGAAATTCAGGGCAGTGTTACATTTGTTAGACAG GTAATTCCATGGGATGAGCTACCTTGTATGGACACATGGTTGAACTGTGATgtagagttatgtccccttataGTTCATCAGGATGGTGTTATAGAAGATGCTGGGTGTAGTGCAATAGAG GTTGACTTTGCAAACCAGTACATTGGTGGAGGAGTATTATCTAAAGGCCGTGTACAG GAAGAAATACGGTTTTCTGTTTGTCCTGAGTTGTTAACGTCAATGCTATTTATGGAAGTTATGGAGGACAATGAAGCCATTATTTTACAAGGTTATGAACAGTTTTCAAGGACAAGTGGATATGCTAGTAGTTTAGAATATGAAGGAGATTTTACAGAGGCAACAATG gTGGATGAACATGGCAATTTAATGACTACTTTATGTGCAATAGATGCTGTTAGATATAGAAAAAACAATGCTAATTGTCAATACTCAGAACAGTATTATCTTAGAGACCTTAACAAGGCATTTGTGGGATTCTCAGCTAAAGTAGATAGGGGAACAACTGTATATCCTTGTGAACAGTTGGCTAAGAGAATGTTATCACATGACCGATCAGAAAGTAGGAAGGAGTCAGCAAGTGAAGAGGAATACATGACAGCTGCTGAGGAGGAATTAGAACAACAGGATGAAACCAATACTGGCAATG TTCCATCATCTTTGTTGAACTATGCAGATGGTTTATTGGTAGAAATAATGTCCTCTGCTTTGTTAGAAGCAGGTTCTGAAATGTCAGGGAAAGGCCAAACACAGCAAGTTCATATAGATACTAAATATTTAGAGGAATCATCATCATCAACTTCGACCAATGAAAAGCCACCACCGGATGATGGCATGGACCATTTAGATGTTGATTTAAAGGATTGGTACTTGCGTCTGAGACGTAGAAGTTCAAATCTAAGTGATGTAGGCTCTAGACGAAGTAGTTGTAGCACTAGATATAGTTCAGATTTCAGTTCAGAATTCGAAGAATATTACGAGAATTTTCAGAAACGTGAACAATTATTAGGGAAGCAACACACAATTAAAGAAGAAACATTTCATCCTTTAGTTGGAGAGTTTGCTGCAAGTTTAGTGTCATCCATATTGTTTGAGGGTACAACTACTGCTGCCAACGTTTTACAGTCAATGTCCCCTACCATGACTGAATTTCATAACAATGCACCTTTATCTGTGATAAATAAACCTAAAGCAAGAAAACTTTCAGAAGAGGAATCTTCCGGGAACCCTGAAGAGGGTTCTCAAATTTCCATGGTGGCAGCTAGAAAGTTTGCCCATGATTTTATGGATAGAATTTTTTGTGATGACTTTTTCAGAGATGAAATAAGACaagaatttcataattttttttcagaatcaaaCATTCCAGTATCTTCTGGTGCTAAGCATCAGTCATGTTCCGCTGACTTAGAACGAGAAGAAGCAGATAGGCGCTGCCATGAAATGGCAACGAACATAGTTTATGATGTAATGAGTGAGgcagttttgaaatatttaactGAGGACGATGATAGATATGACATGAATGAGGACGACACATTGAACAGATCAGTATCAGAATGTTCTTCATCTCCTTTTGATAGCTATTCCAACCATTCAGAATCTCCTAGTGTTAAACACTTTTGTGATTCAGATATTTTGCAACCAATAAGTAGTATTCATTTATATGGAGATGAATCAGTTGAACTGACAGATGACAATTCTGATTCAACTCTCGGTAGTATTCCATTATTAACAGTTTCTGCAGATAAAGTTAGCAATAGCATTCTTGTgaaaaataacatagaaagaGTCAAAAGTCCAACTATAGATATAAAAGGCAGGCGAAAGCACAATACCGATGGCTTTAGTTATAATCAAAGACCCACTGAAGTAAAAATTGACCAGTATGTgggcaaaaatcaaagaaaagttagCTTTTATGCAAGTTCTCTTTCAAGAGACCTTTTGACAACTGCTTTTGTAGAAGTTCAAAGAAATACAAACGGTGGAAGCTACATTAGACGTAGCAGTGAACCTTTGCAAATGTCAAATAAAGCAGCAAGGCAGTTAAAAGACTCAATAAATGGAAGTGATGGACCAAAGAAAAAGATCAGTAGAACTGATGAAGATATTGCCATTTTAAAAGCAGAGATTTGTGAAGACGGTCGAAATTCTGTTGATTTCACCAGAAAGTATAGAAGAGAGTCATGTGGTTTCCATGATGAAACTTTATCTAA ATTTGCTGAGGAGTTAATGAAGACAGAATGTAAAATTCCTGAACTATACCTATTTGATTCTTCAAACAGAAGTACAAGTGGTTCATCTAGTCATTCATGGCGCAGCAGTATAAGTGGGTTTAAAGACGAGACTTTAGCCAAATTTGAAGAACAGCTACTCTTAGCTGGTAGACCAAAATCTAGGGGAAGTTTTAAAAGAAGGCGATCAGCAAAATCTTCTAAACATTCTAAAAGCAAATCATCAGAGAGACTTACTGAAAAAAGAGGTAGTAAAAGTTCATTGTACAGTCAACAAGGTCAATCAATAGGTAGTGAAACTTCATTGTATTCCTTATGTTCATCCACACCAAGTCCACCCTTGGAGGAGttatctaactttgctgaacaacTTTCACATAATATAATTGCAGAAAGTTTTCAGGTCATGTTTGGTGGAGCTCTGCCAACTTGTCAAACTTCAACatcttataaaaataataacattgatAGTTATGCTGAAAAAATTGCTGCTGAAATAATGTGCCAGGCTTTTTCTGATTTAAAAGATGATAATGATTGGATGCAAAGGAATCCAATCAATGAGAAGGAAAGTGAGGTGAAAGGTGAAGATGACTCACATAGCCAATCAGATGAATATGCTGATGCATTAGATGTTCCATATAGAAGACTTGAAGAATTTGCTGATGTTCTGGCACTTAATGTACTGCAGAGATCTATTAATGTGTTTAGACGAGAAAAGGAAAGCACAAAAAGG AGAAATATTGGTAGACCTATTGCCACAGGTAATTGGGGTTGTGGAGCATTCGGTGGTGATCCTCAGCTGAAAGCTATGCTACAGTGGATGGCTGCATCGTATGCTGGGGTGCCATATGTCATGTACTATACTTTTCATAACGACAAACTCATCAAG ttaCAAGAAACAGTTGATTCCATTTTGTCTAGAGGATGGACAGTTTGTAATCTGATGCAGGCTATTAGAAATTACTGTTTAACCACCTATGATATGATGGAACAGTCCAACACAGACCCACCAGATTTATTGAAAGCTTTGTTATTTCaggactttttttctaaagacGTATCTTATAACTAA